In one window of Helianthus annuus cultivar XRQ/B chromosome 17, HanXRQr2.0-SUNRISE, whole genome shotgun sequence DNA:
- the LOC110921416 gene encoding uncharacterized protein LOC110921416: MGNYMETCIQRQPSTQETLQHPQQQQQQQQEHGKTSGTFSKESSTLRVKLVLTKDELEWLLLQMKKDQGKKLEQMLKEIERSRIRGESVAKWKPCLESIMESPEVQHHMDRSS; encoded by the coding sequence ATGGGAAACTATATGGAAACATGCATTCAAAGACAACCTTCTACACAAGAAACCTTACAACacccacaacaacaacaacaacaacaacaagaacatGGGAAAACAAGTGGTACTTTCAGCAAAGAAAGTAGTACACTGAGGGTAAAATTGGTATTAACAAAAGATGAGCTAGAGTGGCTATTGCTACAAATGAAGAAAGATCAAGGGAAGAAACTGGAACAAATGTTGAAGGAGATTGAAAGAAGTAGAATAAGAGGAGAAAGTGTTGCAAAGTGGAAACCTTGTTTAGAGAGCATCATGGAGAGCCCTGAGGTTCAACATCACATGGATAGATCATCATGA